The following are from one region of the Streptomyces fradiae genome:
- a CDS encoding CoA transferase, with translation MDNTVRTGTELLWAELGGDPALLDRVAYGGPSGLLPARLPVMDLARATVAVAGLAAVERAGLPGPVRVDDGAVATAFVSERHLRVDGRAPVNFAPLSRFWRAADGWVRTHANYPHHKAALLGALGRSDDSVDGVAGAIGERKAVEVETAVYAAGGLAVALRTPEEWAAHEQGREVAARPLLTRDRLDEAAPRRRSDRPLRVLDLTRVIAGPVATRTLALLGADVLRIDPPGNPELPDQHADTNVGKRTAALDLDSPSDRRAFDELLDAADVLVTGYRPGALDRFDLHRPGLVTARLSAWGDYGPWGGRRGFDSLVQVATGIAVAEGSPDEPGALPAQALDHGTGYLLAAAVLRSLTEQDRDGGTRLVRLALAQTGHWLTHTLPRYEPERWLTESAGPLGRLRHALSPVSYEGGPTGWQRPPGIAGADAPEWLGA, from the coding sequence ATGGACAACACAGTGCGTACGGGTACGGAGTTGCTGTGGGCCGAGCTGGGCGGCGATCCCGCGCTGCTCGACCGGGTGGCGTACGGCGGGCCCTCGGGTCTCCTGCCGGCCCGGCTGCCCGTCATGGACCTGGCCCGGGCGACGGTCGCGGTGGCGGGGCTCGCGGCGGTGGAGCGGGCCGGGCTGCCGGGGCCGGTGCGGGTGGACGACGGGGCGGTGGCGACGGCCTTCGTCAGCGAGCGGCATCTGCGGGTGGACGGGCGGGCGCCGGTGAACTTCGCGCCGCTGTCCCGGTTCTGGCGGGCGGCCGACGGCTGGGTCCGCACCCACGCCAACTACCCGCACCACAAGGCGGCGTTGCTCGGCGCGCTGGGCCGCTCGGACGATTCCGTGGACGGCGTGGCGGGGGCGATCGGCGAGCGGAAGGCCGTCGAAGTGGAGACGGCGGTGTACGCGGCCGGGGGCCTGGCCGTCGCACTGCGCACGCCCGAGGAGTGGGCCGCCCACGAGCAGGGCCGGGAGGTGGCCGCCCGCCCGCTGCTGACCCGGGACCGCCTGGACGAGGCCGCGCCGCGGCGCCGCTCGGACCGGCCGCTGCGGGTGCTCGACCTGACCCGGGTGATCGCGGGCCCGGTCGCCACCCGGACCCTCGCGCTGCTCGGCGCGGACGTGCTCCGGATCGACCCGCCGGGCAACCCGGAACTGCCGGACCAGCACGCCGACACGAACGTCGGGAAGCGGACGGCCGCCCTGGACCTGGACAGCCCGTCGGACCGGCGCGCCTTCGACGAACTCCTGGACGCGGCCGACGTGCTGGTCACCGGCTACCGGCCCGGCGCCCTCGACCGCTTCGACCTGCACCGGCCCGGCCTGGTGACCGCCCGCCTCTCGGCCTGGGGCGACTACGGGCCCTGGGGTGGCCGGCGCGGCTTCGACAGCCTGGTGCAGGTGGCCACCGGCATCGCGGTCGCTGAGGGCTCGCCGGACGAACCCGGCGCGCTTCCCGCCCAGGCCCTCGACCACGGCACCGGCTACCTCCTCGCGGCGGCCGTCCTGCGCTCCCTGACCGAACAGGACCGGGACGGCGGCACCCGTCTCGTCCGCCTGGCCCTCGCCCAGACCGGCCACTGGCTGACCCACACGCTCCCCCGGTACGAACCGGAGCGCTGGCTCACCGAGTCGGCCGGCCCGCTGGGCCGGCTGCGGCACGCGCTCTCGCCGGTCTCGTACGAGGGCGGCCCGACGGGCTGGCAGCGCCCGCCGGGCATCGCGGGGGCGGACGCACCGGAGTGGCTCGGGGCCTGA
- a CDS encoding DUF485 domain-containing protein, producing MATDAPPPPRTSTDAATPAGPTTEEFTEVQQSAEFGELRRTYRSFAFPLTIAFIAWYLLYVLLSNYAGGFMGTKVFGNVNVALVLGLAQFATTFLIAWLYSRHAANRLDPQAEAIKQHMESRTEADA from the coding sequence GTGGCCACCGACGCCCCGCCGCCACCCCGAACCAGCACGGACGCCGCAACCCCGGCCGGTCCCACCACCGAGGAGTTCACCGAGGTGCAGCAGAGCGCCGAGTTCGGCGAACTGCGCCGCACCTACCGCTCCTTCGCCTTCCCCCTGACGATCGCCTTCATCGCCTGGTACCTGCTCTATGTGCTGCTCTCCAACTACGCGGGCGGCTTCATGGGCACCAAGGTCTTCGGCAACGTCAACGTGGCCCTGGTCCTCGGCCTCGCCCAGTTCGCCACCACCTTCCTCATCGCCTGGCTCTACTCGCGGCACGCCGCCAACCGCCTGGACCCGCAGGCCGAGGCCATCAAGCAGCACATGGAATCCCGTACGGAGGCCGACGCATGA
- a CDS encoding amidohydrolase family protein codes for MSVDDPYLDPYLIISSDCHAGLPTEEYRPYLDPRFHRAFDEFLAGRDARREAMTRLGVRNEAFADKWFSDHEEGLRGGWDAAQRIKELDGDGVAAEVVFPDADAVDSRTAAPFGVGLGLSGDQDPELGMAGAKAHNRWLADFVSQHPERHCGVALLPVTADPAEVVAEIHRAKESGLGALMIPSMWVDKAPYHDRRYDPVWAAAAETGMPVVTHSGAAPRHEYGDHLGIYVSEVTWWPARPLWFLLWSGAFERHPGLRFGVAESGCWWLPNLLWFMDRLYLGAHGGKKLSPFAELKRPPSEYLDRQVFVCATNTKRRELAQRYEIGVDNILWGSDFPHPEGTWPRTRAWLRDTFHDIPVAETRRMLGLAAAEVFGFDPGKLAPIARRIGPTPAELGQDPDQAAVEASWARSREVGRHWLTEHDFPVLGVNP; via the coding sequence ATGAGCGTCGACGACCCGTACCTGGACCCGTATCTCATCATCTCCTCCGACTGTCACGCCGGTCTGCCCACCGAGGAGTACCGGCCCTATCTCGACCCCCGCTTCCACCGCGCCTTCGACGAGTTCCTCGCCGGCCGGGACGCCCGCCGCGAGGCCATGACCCGGCTCGGGGTGCGCAACGAGGCCTTCGCCGACAAGTGGTTCAGCGACCACGAGGAGGGGCTGCGCGGCGGCTGGGACGCCGCACAGCGTATCAAGGAGCTCGACGGCGACGGGGTGGCCGCCGAGGTCGTCTTCCCCGACGCGGACGCCGTCGACAGCCGGACCGCCGCGCCCTTCGGCGTCGGCCTCGGGCTCTCCGGCGACCAGGACCCGGAGCTCGGCATGGCGGGCGCCAAGGCCCACAACCGCTGGCTCGCCGACTTCGTGTCCCAGCACCCCGAGCGGCACTGCGGGGTCGCGCTGCTGCCCGTCACCGCCGACCCGGCCGAGGTCGTCGCCGAGATCCACCGGGCCAAGGAGTCCGGGCTCGGCGCGCTGATGATCCCCTCGATGTGGGTGGACAAGGCGCCCTACCACGACCGGCGTTACGACCCGGTGTGGGCGGCCGCCGCCGAGACCGGGATGCCGGTGGTCACCCACTCCGGCGCCGCGCCCCGCCACGAGTACGGCGACCACCTCGGGATCTACGTCTCCGAGGTCACCTGGTGGCCGGCCCGGCCGCTGTGGTTCCTGCTCTGGTCCGGCGCCTTCGAGCGGCATCCGGGGCTGCGGTTCGGCGTCGCCGAGTCCGGCTGCTGGTGGCTGCCGAACCTGCTGTGGTTCATGGACCGGCTCTACCTCGGCGCGCACGGCGGCAAGAAGCTCTCGCCGTTCGCCGAGCTGAAGCGCCCGCCCAGCGAGTACCTGGACCGGCAGGTGTTCGTCTGCGCCACCAACACCAAGCGGCGCGAGCTGGCCCAGCGCTACGAGATCGGCGTCGACAACATCCTGTGGGGCTCCGACTTCCCGCACCCCGAGGGCACCTGGCCGCGCACGCGCGCGTGGCTGCGGGACACCTTCCACGACATCCCGGTCGCCGAGACCCGCCGGATGCTCGGCCTGGCCGCCGCCGAGGTCTTCGGCTTCGACCCCGGGAAGCTGGCGCCGATCGCCCGGCGGATCGGCCCCACCCCGGCCGAGCTCGGCCAGGACCCCGACCAGGCCGCCGTCGAGGCCTCCTGGGCCCGCTCCCGCGAGGTCGGCCGGCACTGGCTCACCGAGCACGACTTCCCGGTCCTGGGGGTGAACCCGTGA
- a CDS encoding lysoplasmalogenase — translation MSRLGRALLGAFLLAALVDLGSLLAGADAGHLAAKPLLMPLLAAYAGTRGAPKPLIAALLCGWGGDVFLMSDADGAFLVGMGCFAAGHLCYLVLFGRRRTSPLLGLVYALALGGTVVALWPGLPADLRVPVAGYSLLLTAMAYRSSALGVMTGTGGALFLLSDTLIATGIAEWPQLPAPDFWVMLTYIAAQYLLTEGTLRTMYGERRTTS, via the coding sequence GTGAGCCGGCTCGGCCGCGCCCTCCTCGGCGCCTTCCTGCTCGCGGCCCTCGTCGACCTCGGCTCGCTGCTCGCCGGGGCCGACGCCGGCCACCTGGCCGCCAAGCCGCTCCTGATGCCGCTGCTCGCCGCGTACGCCGGCACCCGGGGCGCGCCGAAGCCGCTGATCGCCGCTCTGCTGTGCGGCTGGGGCGGCGACGTGTTCCTGATGTCCGACGCCGACGGGGCCTTCCTCGTCGGCATGGGCTGCTTCGCCGCCGGACACCTCTGCTACCTCGTGCTCTTCGGCCGCCGCCGGACCTCCCCGCTGCTCGGCCTCGTGTACGCGCTCGCCCTCGGCGGCACCGTCGTCGCGCTCTGGCCCGGCCTCCCCGCCGACCTGCGTGTCCCCGTCGCCGGCTACTCGCTGCTGCTCACCGCGATGGCCTACCGGTCGAGCGCGCTCGGCGTCATGACCGGCACCGGCGGCGCCCTGTTCCTGCTGTCCGACACCCTGATCGCCACCGGCATCGCCGAATGGCCCCAGCTGCCCGCGCCCGACTTCTGGGTCATGCTGACCTACATCGCGGCGCAGTACCTGCTGACCGAGGGAACCCTGCGCACGATGTACGGTGAACGTCGTACAACCAGCTGA
- a CDS encoding amidohydrolase family protein, whose translation MTPAAPTDRYTVISADCHAGADLLDYKPYLARKHHDDFDAWAATYVNPYEDLLADTADRNWNSRRRLRELEADGIVAEVVFPNTIPPFFPKASLMAQPPDRTEYEQRWAGLQAHNRWLADFCADAPGRRAGVAQILLNDVDAAVAEIRRARAAGLTGGILLPGVPPGSPVPELYSAAYDPIWAVCAELDVPVNHHGGSASPPLGDEPAARAVFMVETTWFSHRALWHLVFGGAFRRHPGLKLVLTEQGSGWIPGVLDMLDYYHGRLVAASAKAATAESKFGAGLAESMGKGPREVWRDNCFVGASFMRPHEVPLRDRIGLDKIMWGSDYPHDEGTTPYSREGLRIAYAGLPPDEVAAMAGGNAARVYGFDLDLLDALAAVHGPTVAEIAEPLTEVPAGATSPAFAKGGSVRVW comes from the coding sequence GTGACCCCGGCCGCGCCCACCGACCGCTACACGGTCATCTCCGCCGACTGCCACGCCGGCGCCGACCTCCTCGACTACAAGCCGTACCTGGCCAGGAAGCACCACGACGACTTCGACGCCTGGGCGGCGACCTACGTCAATCCGTACGAGGACCTGCTCGCCGACACCGCCGACCGCAACTGGAACTCGCGGCGCCGGCTGCGCGAGCTCGAGGCGGACGGCATCGTCGCCGAGGTCGTCTTCCCCAACACCATCCCGCCGTTCTTCCCCAAGGCCTCGCTGATGGCCCAGCCGCCGGACCGGACCGAGTACGAGCAGCGCTGGGCCGGGCTGCAGGCGCACAACCGCTGGCTCGCCGACTTCTGCGCCGACGCGCCGGGGCGGAGGGCGGGCGTCGCGCAGATCCTGCTCAACGACGTGGACGCGGCGGTCGCCGAGATCCGCCGGGCCCGCGCGGCCGGGCTCACCGGCGGCATCCTGCTGCCCGGCGTGCCGCCCGGCTCGCCCGTACCGGAGCTGTACTCGGCGGCGTACGACCCGATCTGGGCGGTCTGCGCGGAGCTCGACGTCCCGGTCAACCACCACGGCGGCTCGGCCTCGCCGCCGCTCGGCGACGAACCGGCCGCGCGGGCGGTGTTCATGGTGGAGACGACCTGGTTCTCGCACCGGGCGCTGTGGCACCTGGTGTTCGGCGGCGCGTTCCGGCGCCACCCGGGACTCAAACTGGTCCTCACCGAGCAGGGGTCGGGCTGGATCCCGGGCGTGCTCGACATGCTGGACTACTACCACGGGCGCCTGGTCGCGGCCTCGGCGAAGGCGGCCACGGCCGAGTCCAAGTTCGGCGCCGGGCTCGCCGAGTCCATGGGCAAGGGACCGCGCGAGGTGTGGCGGGACAACTGCTTCGTCGGCGCGAGCTTCATGCGCCCGCACGAGGTGCCGCTGCGCGACCGGATCGGCCTCGACAAGATCATGTGGGGCAGCGACTACCCGCACGACGAGGGCACCACCCCGTACTCCCGGGAGGGCCTGCGGATCGCCTACGCGGGGCTGCCGCCGGACGAGGTCGCCGCCATGGCCGGCGGCAACGCGGCCCGCGTCTACGGCTTCGACCTCGACCTGCTCGACGCCCTGGCCGCGGTGCACGGCCCGACCGTCGCGGAGATCGCCGAACCGCTCACCGAGGTCCCGGCCGGCGCCACCAGCCCGGCCTTCGCGAAGGGCGGGTCGGTCCGCGTCTGGTGA
- a CDS encoding zinc-dependent alcohol dehydrogenase family protein codes for MRATTIHAPFDMRVEDVPDPVIKESTDVVVRVLRACICGSDLWAYRGESARQPGQRIGHEFLGLVEEAGTDVRGFAKGDLVVAPFVWSDGTCEYCAEGLQTSCPSGGFWGSVGSDGGQGEAVRVPYADGTLVKLPAAAAADDHLLTALLALSDVMGTGHHAALGAGVTAGSTVAVVGDGAVGLCGVLAAKRLGAERIIALGRHTARTDIARTFGATDVVAERGEAAEAAVRELTGGQGAHAVIEAVGTEQSMRTAVSITRDGGAIGYVGVPHGSGTGLDLSVMFDRNIALRGGVAPVRAYIPELLPDVLAGTIDPSPVFDLTVDLAGVPGGYKAMDERTALKVLVKP; via the coding sequence ATGCGCGCCACCACCATCCACGCCCCCTTCGACATGCGCGTGGAGGACGTGCCCGACCCCGTGATCAAGGAGTCCACGGACGTCGTCGTCCGGGTGCTCCGCGCCTGCATCTGCGGCAGCGACCTGTGGGCCTACCGCGGCGAGTCCGCCCGGCAGCCCGGCCAGCGGATCGGCCACGAGTTCCTCGGCCTGGTCGAGGAGGCCGGCACCGACGTCCGCGGCTTCGCCAAGGGCGACCTCGTCGTCGCCCCCTTCGTCTGGTCCGACGGCACCTGCGAGTACTGCGCCGAGGGCCTCCAGACCTCCTGCCCCAGCGGCGGCTTCTGGGGCTCCGTCGGCTCCGACGGCGGCCAGGGCGAGGCCGTCCGCGTCCCGTACGCCGACGGCACCCTCGTCAAGCTGCCCGCCGCGGCCGCCGCCGACGACCACCTGCTCACCGCGCTCCTCGCGCTCTCCGACGTCATGGGCACCGGCCACCACGCCGCCCTCGGCGCGGGCGTCACCGCCGGCTCCACCGTGGCCGTGGTCGGCGACGGCGCCGTCGGCCTGTGCGGCGTCCTCGCCGCCAAGCGGCTCGGCGCCGAGCGGATCATCGCCCTCGGCCGGCACACCGCCCGCACCGACATCGCCCGCACCTTCGGCGCCACCGACGTCGTCGCCGAGCGCGGCGAGGCCGCCGAGGCCGCCGTCCGCGAACTCACCGGCGGCCAGGGCGCCCACGCCGTCATCGAGGCCGTCGGCACCGAACAGTCCATGCGCACCGCCGTGAGCATCACCCGCGACGGCGGCGCCATCGGCTACGTCGGCGTCCCGCACGGCTCCGGCACCGGCCTCGACCTCTCCGTCATGTTCGACCGCAACATCGCCCTCCGCGGCGGCGTCGCCCCCGTCCGCGCCTACATCCCCGAGCTGCTCCCCGACGTCCTGGCCGGCACGATCGACCCGTCCCCGGTCTTCGACCTCACCGTGGACCTGGCCGGCGTCCCCGGCGGCTACAAGGCGATGGACGAGCGCACGGCGCTGAAGGTCCTGGTCAAGCCGTAG
- a CDS encoding sterol desaturase family protein, with product MPNLPDVVLWSIPAFVLLTVVEMVSYRIHPDEDAAGYETKDAATSIGMGLGSLVFDALWKIPVVAIYTAVYELTPLRVPVLWWTIPLILLGQDFLYYWSHRGHHVIRILWACHVVHHSSRRFNLSTALRQPWTGLTGWPFYLPLIALGVHPAALAFCYSVNLVYQFWIHTERIGKLWAPFEYVLNTPSHHRVHHASQGGYLDRNFGGILIVWDRMFGSFVAETERPVYGLTKNIATYNPLRVATHEYAAIARDLRAASGWRERAGRVFRGPGWQPGPGPEAQGTPVGAAPEGAA from the coding sequence ATGCCGAACCTGCCCGATGTCGTGCTCTGGTCCATACCGGCGTTCGTCCTGCTCACCGTCGTCGAGATGGTCAGCTACCGCATCCACCCCGACGAGGACGCCGCGGGATACGAGACGAAGGACGCCGCCACCAGCATCGGGATGGGGCTCGGCAGTCTCGTCTTCGACGCCCTGTGGAAGATCCCGGTCGTCGCGATCTACACGGCGGTGTACGAGCTGACGCCGCTGCGCGTGCCCGTGCTGTGGTGGACGATCCCGTTGATCCTGCTCGGCCAGGACTTCCTCTACTACTGGTCGCACCGCGGCCACCACGTCATCCGCATCCTGTGGGCCTGCCACGTCGTGCACCACAGCAGCCGCAGGTTCAACCTCTCCACCGCGCTGCGCCAGCCCTGGACCGGCCTCACCGGCTGGCCGTTCTACCTGCCGCTGATCGCGCTCGGCGTGCACCCGGCGGCGCTGGCCTTCTGCTACTCGGTCAACCTGGTCTACCAGTTCTGGATCCACACCGAGCGGATCGGCAAGCTCTGGGCGCCCTTCGAGTACGTGCTCAACACGCCCTCGCACCACCGCGTCCACCACGCCTCCCAGGGCGGCTACCTGGACCGCAACTTCGGCGGCATCCTCATCGTCTGGGACCGGATGTTCGGCTCCTTCGTCGCCGAGACCGAGCGGCCCGTCTACGGGCTCACCAAGAACATCGCCACCTACAACCCGCTGCGGGTGGCCACCCACGAGTACGCCGCGATCGCCCGCGACCTCAGGGCCGCGAGCGGTTGGCGCGAACGGGCCGGCCGGGTGTTCCGCGGACCGGGCTGGCAACCGGGGCCCGGGCCCGAGGCGCAGGGCACGCCGGTCGGCGCCGCGCCGGAGGGAGCAGCGTGA
- a CDS encoding VIT family protein translates to MPAPAHDEAHGGGLGSRLNWLRAAVLGANDGVVSTAGLVVGVAGATGSRDTLLTAGLAGLLAGSMSMAAGEYVSVSTQRDSEKAALAQERRELREQPEAELAELTGLLARRGLSPDVAREAALQLTERDALRAHARVELGIDPDELTNPWHAAGASFLAFTAGALLPLLAIVLPPADHRLWITVVCVLAALALTGWSSARLGAAPVPRAVLRNVAGGALAMAVTYAAGSLLGAAGV, encoded by the coding sequence GTGCCCGCCCCCGCACACGACGAGGCCCACGGCGGCGGCCTCGGCTCCCGGCTCAACTGGCTCCGGGCCGCCGTGCTCGGGGCCAACGACGGAGTCGTCTCCACCGCGGGCCTCGTCGTCGGCGTCGCCGGCGCCACCGGATCCCGGGACACCCTGCTCACCGCGGGCCTCGCCGGACTGCTCGCCGGCTCCATGTCGATGGCCGCGGGGGAGTACGTCTCCGTCTCCACCCAGCGCGACTCCGAGAAGGCCGCCCTCGCCCAGGAGCGCCGGGAGCTGCGCGAGCAGCCCGAGGCCGAACTCGCCGAGCTCACCGGGCTGCTCGCCCGCCGCGGCCTCAGCCCGGACGTGGCCCGCGAGGCCGCCCTCCAGCTCACCGAGCGCGACGCGCTGCGCGCCCACGCGCGCGTGGAGCTGGGCATCGACCCCGACGAGCTCACCAACCCGTGGCACGCGGCCGGCGCCAGCTTCCTCGCCTTCACGGCCGGCGCGCTGCTGCCGCTGCTCGCGATCGTGCTCCCGCCGGCCGACCACCGCCTGTGGATCACGGTCGTCTGCGTGCTCGCCGCCCTCGCCCTCACCGGCTGGTCCTCGGCCCGGCTCGGCGCCGCCCCCGTCCCCCGCGCCGTCCTGCGCAACGTCGCCGGCGGCGCGCTGGCGATGGCGGTGACGTACGCGGCGGGTTCGCTGCTGGGAGCGGCGGGCGTCTGA
- a CDS encoding cation acetate symporter, which produces MSTALGSPLADPVHLLAAGNATSEHRTLIISLFAAFVLATLVITVWAGRQTRSAADFYAGGGQFTGFQNGLAISGDYMSAASFLGISGAIALYGYDGFLYSIGFLVAWLVALLLVAEPLRNSGRFTMGDVLAYRMRQRPVRTAAGTSTIVVSIFYLLAQMAGAGVLVSLLLGITSDGGKIAIVALVGVLMIVYVTIGGMKGTTWVQMVKAVLLIAGTVLITFLILWKFHFNLSELLGAAATHSGKGDAFLEPGLKYGVTATSKLDFLSLGIALVLGTAGLPHILIRFYTVPTAKAARKSVNWAIGIIGAFYLMTIVLGFGAAALLGSDTIMASNKAGNTAAPLAAMEVGGGADSTSGAILLAVISAVAFATILAVVAGLTLASSSSFAHDIYANVIKRGKATEKEEMRAARWSTVIIGIVSIALGALARDLNVAGLVALAFAVAASANLPTILYSLFWKRFTTQGALWSIYGGLISSVLLVIFSPVVSGGPASMIKGVDFHWFPLENPGLISIPLGFLLGWLGSLLSKEEPDKGKYAELEVKSLTGVGVASAIKH; this is translated from the coding sequence ATGAGCACCGCCCTCGGCAGCCCCCTCGCCGACCCCGTCCACCTGCTCGCCGCCGGCAACGCGACCAGCGAGCACCGGACGCTGATCATCTCCCTGTTCGCGGCCTTCGTCCTCGCCACCCTCGTCATCACCGTCTGGGCCGGCCGGCAGACCCGCTCCGCCGCCGACTTCTACGCCGGCGGCGGCCAGTTCACCGGCTTCCAGAACGGCCTCGCGATCTCCGGCGACTACATGTCCGCCGCGTCCTTCCTCGGCATCAGCGGCGCCATCGCCCTCTACGGCTACGACGGCTTCCTCTACTCCATCGGCTTCCTCGTCGCCTGGCTCGTCGCGCTGCTCCTGGTCGCCGAACCGCTGCGCAACTCCGGCCGCTTCACCATGGGCGACGTCCTCGCCTACCGGATGCGCCAGCGCCCCGTCCGCACCGCCGCCGGCACCTCCACCATCGTCGTCTCGATCTTCTACCTGCTCGCCCAGATGGCCGGCGCCGGCGTCCTCGTCTCACTGCTCCTCGGCATCACCAGCGACGGCGGCAAGATCGCGATCGTCGCCCTGGTCGGCGTCCTGATGATCGTCTACGTGACGATCGGCGGCATGAAGGGCACCACCTGGGTCCAGATGGTGAAGGCCGTGCTCCTCATCGCGGGCACCGTGCTCATCACCTTCCTCATCCTGTGGAAGTTCCACTTCAACCTCTCCGAGCTGCTCGGCGCCGCCGCCACCCACAGCGGCAAGGGCGACGCCTTCCTGGAGCCCGGCCTCAAGTACGGCGTCACCGCCACCTCCAAGCTGGACTTCCTGTCGCTCGGCATCGCGCTCGTCCTCGGCACCGCCGGCCTGCCGCACATCCTCATCCGCTTCTACACGGTGCCGACCGCCAAGGCCGCCCGGAAGTCGGTCAACTGGGCCATCGGCATCATCGGCGCCTTCTACCTGATGACGATCGTCCTCGGCTTCGGCGCCGCCGCCCTGCTCGGCAGCGACACCATCATGGCGTCCAACAAGGCGGGCAACACGGCGGCCCCGCTCGCCGCCATGGAGGTCGGCGGCGGCGCCGACTCCACCTCCGGCGCGATCCTCCTCGCCGTCATCTCCGCCGTCGCCTTCGCCACCATCCTCGCCGTGGTCGCCGGACTGACGCTTGCCTCCTCCTCGTCCTTCGCGCACGACATCTACGCCAACGTGATCAAGCGCGGGAAGGCCACCGAGAAGGAGGAGATGCGGGCCGCCCGCTGGTCCACCGTCATCATCGGCATCGTGTCGATCGCGCTCGGCGCCCTCGCCCGCGACCTCAACGTCGCCGGCCTGGTCGCCCTCGCCTTCGCCGTCGCCGCCTCGGCCAACCTGCCGACGATCCTCTACTCGCTCTTCTGGAAGCGGTTCACCACCCAGGGCGCGCTCTGGTCGATCTACGGCGGCCTGATCTCCTCCGTCCTCCTCGTCATCTTCTCCCCGGTCGTCTCCGGCGGCCCGGCCTCCATGATCAAGGGCGTCGACTTCCACTGGTTCCCGCTGGAGAACCCGGGCCTGATCTCCATCCCGCTCGGCTTCCTCCTCGGCTGGCTCGGTTCCCTCCTCTCCAAGGAGGAGCCGGACAAGGGCAAGTACGCCGAACTGGAGGTCAAGTCCCTCACCGGCGTCGGCGTCGCCTCCGCGATCAAGCACTGA
- a CDS encoding S8 family serine peptidase encodes MAHLGSRRGRVLALPAGLALTASLGFLPAGAASAAELSDAPAAAVATDGPKLSYVVNVAGGSKTPAMVRKAIAAAGGEVVVSYDRIGVIVVHSQNPAFAQTIRKAPGVVSAGATRTAPLQAATDDSVGEGAQELTPAEIKAATAAASGDQDPLEPLQWDLPAIKADKAHEKTLGSRNVTVGIIDTGVDDTHPDLAPNFDAAASANCVSGKADTTPGSWRPKPGESDHGTHVAGTIGAAKNGIGVTGVAPGVKLAGIKVSTPDGFFYTEAVVCGFVWAAEHGVDVTNNSYYTDPWMFACKNDEDQKALIEAVTRATRYAEKKGTVNVAAAGNSKFDLAADSILDTSSPNDTTSGDRVIDPKECFIYPGMLPGMVTVSATGAKDLKASYSNYGLGVIDVAAPGGDKTEWQTPDAPAVNGRILSTTVNGGYNYKAGTSMASPHVAGVLALLKSTHPKASPAALKALLYAQADERACTNPYDIEGDGTVDAVCEGEKGDNGFYGAGLVDALDAVRK; translated from the coding sequence ATGGCTCATCTGGGATCGCGGCGCGGTCGAGTACTCGCTCTGCCGGCCGGTCTCGCGCTCACGGCCTCGCTCGGCTTCCTTCCCGCCGGCGCCGCCTCGGCCGCGGAGCTGTCCGACGCCCCGGCGGCCGCCGTGGCCACGGACGGGCCGAAGCTCAGCTACGTGGTGAACGTCGCGGGCGGCAGCAAGACGCCGGCGATGGTGCGCAAGGCGATAGCCGCAGCGGGCGGTGAGGTGGTCGTGTCCTACGACCGGATAGGCGTGATCGTCGTCCACTCCCAGAACCCCGCGTTCGCGCAGACGATCCGCAAGGCGCCCGGTGTGGTGTCGGCGGGCGCGACCCGTACGGCGCCGCTGCAGGCCGCGACGGACGACTCGGTGGGCGAGGGCGCGCAGGAGTTGACCCCGGCGGAGATCAAGGCCGCGACGGCCGCCGCCTCCGGCGATCAGGACCCGCTGGAGCCGCTGCAGTGGGACCTGCCGGCCATCAAGGCCGACAAGGCGCACGAGAAGACCCTCGGCAGCCGGAACGTCACGGTCGGCATCATCGACACCGGTGTGGACGACACCCACCCGGACCTGGCGCCGAACTTCGACGCCGCCGCCTCCGCGAACTGCGTGAGCGGCAAGGCCGACACGACGCCCGGCTCGTGGCGTCCGAAGCCGGGCGAGAGCGACCACGGCACGCACGTGGCGGGCACCATCGGCGCCGCGAAGAACGGCATCGGCGTGACGGGTGTCGCGCCCGGCGTGAAGCTGGCCGGCATCAAGGTGTCCACCCCGGACGGCTTCTTCTACACGGAGGCCGTGGTCTGCGGCTTCGTGTGGGCGGCCGAGCACGGTGTCGACGTCACCAACAACAGCTACTACACCGACCCGTGGATGTTCGCCTGCAAGAACGACGAGGACCAGAAGGCCCTCATCGAGGCGGTCACACGTGCGACCCGGTACGCGGAGAAGAAGGGCACCGTCAACGTGGCGGCGGCCGGCAACTCCAAGTTCGACCTGGCGGCGGACTCGATCCTGGACACAAGCAGCCCGAACGACACCACTTCGGGCGACCGGGTCATCGACCCGAAGGAGTGCTTCATCTACCCGGGGATGCTGCCGGGCATGGTGACCGTCTCCGCGACCGGCGCCAAGGACCTGAAGGCGTCCTACTCCAACTACGGTCTGGGCGTCATCGACGTGGCGGCGCCGGGCGGCGACAAGACCGAGTGGCAGACCCCGGACGCCCCGGCGGTCAACGGCCGCATCCTGTCGACCACGGTCAACGGCGGCTACAACTACAAGGCCGGCACCTCGATGGCCTCGCCGCACGTGGCGGGCGTCCTCGCGCTGCTGAAGTCGACGCACCCGAAGGCGAGCCCGGCCGCGCTGAAGGCGCTCCTTTACGCGCAGGCCGACGAACGCGCCTGCACCAACCCGTACGACATCGAGGGCGACGGCACCGTCGACGCGGTGTGCGAGGGCGAGAAGGGCGACAACGGCTTCTACGGGGCCGGTCTGGTGGACGCGCTGGACGCGGTCCGCAAGTAG